A part of Clarias gariepinus isolate MV-2021 ecotype Netherlands chromosome 14, CGAR_prim_01v2, whole genome shotgun sequence genomic DNA contains:
- the tefa gene encoding TEF transcription factor, PAR bZIP family member a isoform X2, with translation MSSETSSDIPDIFKALLEHPFTFSTGNDDEHEKEKNLSEDEMDSRGGVSGLGPSAALTPAIWDKTIPYDGKTFHLEYMDLEEFLMENGITASEKVQEKSLVRESSEQILEKVPTIIPKTEPRPATPICLLPTMELEQCEEVITVASNPGSAQTKTGLTTECERLTPDPVNPEDIEIAVNFEPDPADLVLSSVPGGELFNPRKHRFSEDDLKPQPIIKKAKKIFVPEDQKDEKYWQRRKKNNIAAKRSRDARRVKENQITVRAAFLERENVALRQEVAELRKDLGSYKKIMACYEAKYGEL, from the exons AacatgagaaagaaaagaacCTTTCAGAAGATGAAATGGACTCCAGAGGTGGAGTCAGTGGACTGGGGCCATCAGCTGCCCTGACCCCTGCTATCTGGGACAAAACAATTCCGTATGATGGCAAAACATTTCATCTTGAGTACATGGATCTGGAGGAATTTCTGATGGAGAATGGCATCACTGCTTCTGAAAAAGTCCAAGAGAAGAGCCTTGTGAGGGAAAGCTCTGAGCAGATATTAGAGAAAGTCCCCACCATCATACCAAAAACAGAACCAAGGCCAGCAACTCCCATCTGTCTTCTACCAACCATGGAGCTGGAGCAGTGTGAAGAAGTAATAACTGTTGCATCAAACCCTGGTTCGGCACAGACCAAAACGG GCCTAACCACAGAGTGTGAACGTCTGACCCCAGACCCTGTTAACCCAGAGGACATTGAGATAGCAGTGAACTTCGAGCCAGATCCTGCAGACCTAGTGCTTTCCAGTGTACCTGGAGGAGAACTCTTTAACCCTCGCAAGCATCGCTTTAGTGAAGATGATCTCAAACCACAACCCATAATCAAGAAAGCCAAGAAAATATTTGTCCCTGAGGACCAGAAG GATGAAAAATATTGgcagagaagaaagaaaaacaacattgcAGCAAAACGATCCCGAGACGCCCGGCGGGTAAAGGAAAATCAGATCACAGTCCGTGCTGCCTTCTTGGAGCGGGAGAACGTGGCTCTGAGGCAGGAGGTGGCTGAGCTGCGCAAAGACTTGGGAAGCTACAAGAAAATCATGGCTTGCTATGAAGCGAAATATGGAGAACTGTAA
- the phf5a gene encoding PHD finger-like domain-containing protein 5A: MAKHHPDLIFCRKQAGVAIGRLCEKCDGKCVICDSYVRPCTLVRICDECNYGSYQGRCVICGGPGVSDAYYCKECTIQEKDRDGCPKIVNLGSSKTDLFYERKKYGFKKR; the protein is encoded by the exons ATGGCTAAACATCATCCGGATTTGATTTTTTGCAGAAAGCAAGCTGGTGTCG CCATCGggagactttgtgaaaaat gtGATGGCAAGTGTGTTATCTGTGACTCTTACGTCAGGCCTTGCACACTCGTACGCATATGTGATGAATGTAACTACGGATCGTATCAAGGACGCTGTGTGATATGTGGCGGTCCAGGGGTTTCAGATGCTTACTACTGCAAGGAATGCACCATTCAGGAGAAAGAT CGAGACGGCTGTCCTAAGATTGTGAACCTCGGCAGCTCCAAGACTGACCTcttttatgaaagaaaaaaatatggctTCAAAAAGAGGTGA
- the tefa gene encoding TEF transcription factor, PAR bZIP family member a isoform X1, producing the protein MSAERVTVRVDDGSGPPAAFPVALKKILEIPPPNLLECTDEHEKEKNLSEDEMDSRGGVSGLGPSAALTPAIWDKTIPYDGKTFHLEYMDLEEFLMENGITASEKVQEKSLVRESSEQILEKVPTIIPKTEPRPATPICLLPTMELEQCEEVITVASNPGSAQTKTGLTTECERLTPDPVNPEDIEIAVNFEPDPADLVLSSVPGGELFNPRKHRFSEDDLKPQPIIKKAKKIFVPEDQKDEKYWQRRKKNNIAAKRSRDARRVKENQITVRAAFLERENVALRQEVAELRKDLGSYKKIMACYEAKYGEL; encoded by the exons ATGTCAGCGGAACGCGTAACAGTGCGTGTGGACGACGGCAGCGGTCCTCCTGCTGCGTTTCCAGTGGCGTTAAAGAAAATACTGGAAATTCCTCCGCCGAATTTGCTGGAATGTACAGATG AacatgagaaagaaaagaacCTTTCAGAAGATGAAATGGACTCCAGAGGTGGAGTCAGTGGACTGGGGCCATCAGCTGCCCTGACCCCTGCTATCTGGGACAAAACAATTCCGTATGATGGCAAAACATTTCATCTTGAGTACATGGATCTGGAGGAATTTCTGATGGAGAATGGCATCACTGCTTCTGAAAAAGTCCAAGAGAAGAGCCTTGTGAGGGAAAGCTCTGAGCAGATATTAGAGAAAGTCCCCACCATCATACCAAAAACAGAACCAAGGCCAGCAACTCCCATCTGTCTTCTACCAACCATGGAGCTGGAGCAGTGTGAAGAAGTAATAACTGTTGCATCAAACCCTGGTTCGGCACAGACCAAAACGG GCCTAACCACAGAGTGTGAACGTCTGACCCCAGACCCTGTTAACCCAGAGGACATTGAGATAGCAGTGAACTTCGAGCCAGATCCTGCAGACCTAGTGCTTTCCAGTGTACCTGGAGGAGAACTCTTTAACCCTCGCAAGCATCGCTTTAGTGAAGATGATCTCAAACCACAACCCATAATCAAGAAAGCCAAGAAAATATTTGTCCCTGAGGACCAGAAG GATGAAAAATATTGgcagagaagaaagaaaaacaacattgcAGCAAAACGATCCCGAGACGCCCGGCGGGTAAAGGAAAATCAGATCACAGTCCGTGCTGCCTTCTTGGAGCGGGAGAACGTGGCTCTGAGGCAGGAGGTGGCTGAGCTGCGCAAAGACTTGGGAAGCTACAAGAAAATCATGGCTTGCTATGAAGCGAAATATGGAGAACTGTAA
- the tefa gene encoding TEF transcription factor, PAR bZIP family member a isoform X3, with product MSAERVTVRVDDGSGPPAAFPVALKKILEIPPPNLLECTDEHEKEKNLSEDEMDSRGGVSGLGPSAALTPAIWDKTIPYDGKTFHLEYMDLEEFLMENGITASEKVQEKSLVRESSEQILEKVPTIIPKTEPRPATPICLLPTMELEQCEEVITVASNPGSAQTKTDPVNPEDIEIAVNFEPDPADLVLSSVPGGELFNPRKHRFSEDDLKPQPIIKKAKKIFVPEDQKDEKYWQRRKKNNIAAKRSRDARRVKENQITVRAAFLERENVALRQEVAELRKDLGSYKKIMACYEAKYGEL from the exons ATGTCAGCGGAACGCGTAACAGTGCGTGTGGACGACGGCAGCGGTCCTCCTGCTGCGTTTCCAGTGGCGTTAAAGAAAATACTGGAAATTCCTCCGCCGAATTTGCTGGAATGTACAGATG AacatgagaaagaaaagaacCTTTCAGAAGATGAAATGGACTCCAGAGGTGGAGTCAGTGGACTGGGGCCATCAGCTGCCCTGACCCCTGCTATCTGGGACAAAACAATTCCGTATGATGGCAAAACATTTCATCTTGAGTACATGGATCTGGAGGAATTTCTGATGGAGAATGGCATCACTGCTTCTGAAAAAGTCCAAGAGAAGAGCCTTGTGAGGGAAAGCTCTGAGCAGATATTAGAGAAAGTCCCCACCATCATACCAAAAACAGAACCAAGGCCAGCAACTCCCATCTGTCTTCTACCAACCATGGAGCTGGAGCAGTGTGAAGAAGTAATAACTGTTGCATCAAACCCTGGTTCGGCACAGACCAAAACGG ACCCTGTTAACCCAGAGGACATTGAGATAGCAGTGAACTTCGAGCCAGATCCTGCAGACCTAGTGCTTTCCAGTGTACCTGGAGGAGAACTCTTTAACCCTCGCAAGCATCGCTTTAGTGAAGATGATCTCAAACCACAACCCATAATCAAGAAAGCCAAGAAAATATTTGTCCCTGAGGACCAGAAG GATGAAAAATATTGgcagagaagaaagaaaaacaacattgcAGCAAAACGATCCCGAGACGCCCGGCGGGTAAAGGAAAATCAGATCACAGTCCGTGCTGCCTTCTTGGAGCGGGAGAACGTGGCTCTGAGGCAGGAGGTGGCTGAGCTGCGCAAAGACTTGGGAAGCTACAAGAAAATCATGGCTTGCTATGAAGCGAAATATGGAGAACTGTAA
- the LOC128541134 gene encoding aconitate hydratase, mitochondrial, translated as MASYCLTVSRLQLVLGHGVRRLHVTAALSAKAKVAMSRFEPNSYINYDKLQSNVNIVRKRLDRPLTLSEKIVYGHLDDPARQEIVRGRTYLRLRPDRVAMQDATAQMAMLQFISSGLPKVAVPSTIHCDHLIEAQLGGAQDLQRAKEVNQEVYNFLASSGAKYGVGFWKPGSGIIHQIILENYAYPGVMLIGTDSHTPNGGGLGSICIGVGGADAVDVMAGIPWELKCPKVIGVKLTGSLSGWTSPKDVILKVAGILTVKGGTGAIVEYHGPGVDSISCTGMATICNMGAEIGATTSVFPYNHRMRTYLEKTGRAEIASLADEYKDLLVPDAGCEYDQVIEINLNELKPHINGPFTPDLAHPVSEIGSVAEKNGWPLEVKVGLIGSCTNSSYEDMGRAASLAKQALDKGLKCKAMFTVTPGSEQIRATIERDGYAKILSDVGGVVLANACGPCIGQWDRRDVKKGEKNTIVTSFNRNFTARNDANPATHAFVTSPEIVTALAIAGTLKFNPEVDYLTASNGEKFKLQPPTGDELPARDFDPGQDTYQHPPADGSGLKVDVNPQSNRLQLLEPFDKWNGKDLEDLQVLIKVKGKCTTDHISAAGPWLKFRGHLDNISNNLLIGAVNIDNDAVNKIRNQLTGEFGAVPDVARNYKKNGVSWVVVGDENYGEGSSREHAALEPRHLGGRAIIVKSFARIHETNLKKQGLLPLTFANPTDYDKIRPDDKISIVGLQTFAPGKPLHAVIKHKDGSKETIELNHTFNETQIEWFQAGSALNRMKELQ; from the exons ATGGCATCCTACTGCTTGACCGTCTCCAGGCTTCAG CTGGTCCTAGGCCATGGAGTTCGACGGCTCCATGTGACTGCGGCTCTCAGTGCCAAAGCCAAGGTGGCAATGAGCCGTTTTGAGCCCAACTCCTACATCAACTATGATAAACTCCAGTCCAATGTCAATATTGTGCGCAAAAG GCTGGACAGGCCACTTACACTTTCTGAGAAGATTGTCTATGGACATCTGGATGACCCGGCACGCCAGGAGATTGTTCGCGGACGCACGTACTTGCGTCTGCGTCCAGACAGGGTGGCAATGCAAGATGCAACAGCACAGATGGCCATGCTGCAGTTTATCAGTAGTGGACTCCCAAAAGTGGCTGTACCATCCACCATCCACTGTGATCACCTTATCGAGGCTCAGCTAGGAGGAGCCCAGGACTTGCAACGAGCAAAG GAAGTGAATCAGGAAGTTTACAACTTCCTTGCCAGTTCAGGAGCTAAATACGGGGTTGGTTTCTGGAAACCCGGTTCAGGGATCATCCATCAG ATTATTTTGGAAAATTATGCCTACCCTGGAGTAATGTTGATTGGTACGGACTCCCACACCCCTAATGGTGGTGGATTGGGCAGCATCTGCATTGGAGTAGGTGGAGCTGATGCAGTGGATGTCATGGCAGGAATTCCATGGGAGCTTAAGTGTCCAAAG GTTATTGGTGTAAAATTGACAGGCAGTCTGTCAGGTTGGACCTCACCAAAGGATGTTATCCTGAAAGTGGCTGGCATCCTCACAGTAAAAGGTGGCACTGGTGCTATTGTGGAGTATCATGGTCCTGGGGTTGATTCCATCTCCTGTACAG GAATGGCTACCATCTGTAATATGGGTGCTGAAATTGGTGCCACAACCTCAGTCTTCCCATACAATCACCGCATGAGGACGTACTTGGAGAAGACAGGACGTGCAG AAATTGCCAGTCTGGCTGATGAGTACAAAGATTTGCTCGTTCCTGACGCTGGCTGTGAATATGACCAGGTGATTGAGATTAACCTGAATGAG CTGAAGCCACACATCAATGGTCCCTTCACTCCTGACTTGGCCCACCCAGTGTCTGAAATCGGCTCTGTCGCAGAGAAGAATGGATGGCCATTAGAGGTTAAAGTTG GTCTGATTGGAAGCTGTACCAACTCGAGTTATGAAGATATGGGTAGAGCTGCTTCATTGGCCAAGCAGGCTCTAGATAAGGGGCTCAAGTGCAAAGCCATGTTCACAGTCACCCCTGGCTCTGAGCAGATTCGTGCTACCATTGAGAGAGACGGTTAT GCTAAGATACTCAGTGATGTTGGAGGAGTTGTACTGGCCAATGCTTGTGGACCCTGCATCGGACAGTGGGACAG GAGAGATGTTAAGAAAGGAGAGAAGAACACCATAGTCACATCCTTTAATAGGAACTTCACAGCTCGGAATGATGCCAATCCTGCCACCCATGCATTCGTCACTTCTCCAGAG ATTGTTACTGCTCTTGCCATTGCGGGTACACTGAAATTCAACCCTGAGGTTGACTATCTCACAGCTTCCAACGGAGAGAAGTTTAAGCTGCAGCCCCCTACAGGAGACGAGTTGCCTGCACGTGACTTTGACCCAGGCCAGGACACGTATCAACATCCCCCAGCTGATGGCTCTGGCCTCAAAGTGGATGTCAATCCACAGAGCAATCGCCTGCAGCTGCTCGAGCCCTTTGATAAGTGGAACGGCAAAGACTTGGAGGATCTGCAAGTGCTCATAAAG GTAAAGGGCAAATGCACCACTGACCATATTAGTGCTGCTGGACCGTGGCTGAAATTCCGTGGTCATTTGGACAACATTTCAAACAATTTGCTTATTGGAGCTGTAAACATTGACAATGATGCAGTTAATAAGATTCGCAATCAGCTGACTGGTGAATTTGGTGCTGTACCTGATGTTGCTCGCAATTACAAG AAAAATGGTGTTTCCTGGGTTGTGGTGGGTGATGAGAACTATGGTGAGGGATCCAGCAGAGAACATGCTGCTTTAGAGCCCAGGCATCTTGGAGGCAGGGCCATCATTGTCAAGAGCTTTGCCAGAATTCATG AAACAAACTTGAAGAAACAAGGCCTGCTTCCCCTTACCTTCGCTAACCCTACTGATTATGACAAAATCCGCCCAGATGACAAAATATCCATCGTAGGTCTCCAGACGTTTGCCCCAGGAAAG CCTCTACATGCTGTAATCAAGCACAAGGATGGCAGCAAGGAAACTATTGAGCTAAACCACACTTTCAACGAGACTCAGATCGAATGGTTTCAGGCAGGCTCTGCCCTAAACAGGATGAAGGAGCTGCAGTAA